From the genome of Pelobates fuscus isolate aPelFus1 chromosome 11, aPelFus1.pri, whole genome shotgun sequence:
GGTAAGTGTCCCCCTGGCATCATCCCATAACTGAAATCTGTTGTGAtggctatggtgcttagactgacctTGGAAGTGCCATAACTTGTACACTTTCCCTCGGTGAGGAaggaaagcatttctctaatCTGTGATCTAAATGAATATCCTACAAGGGAGCAGGTCATATTAATGTCTCCCATACTCCATTTGTGAAGGCAAGTGTTCCTTCCTTCCCCCTGCCCTAATCAGACAGCTGAACAAATCAGTAGCTCCAATAGTGAGGGCATAATTAATGTGTTTACTGGTTCTTTTTTAGTCCATGTGTTTGAGATGGGGATAATCTGCCAAATTTGAGTCTCGGATATTGAATAAGAATCTTGGTTggcaatgtactttttttttttttttttttttttgttaaatctccACTAGTAAAAACTCTGCTCTCTGCAGCTGTTCCATCTCCTGTGCCTAAATTAAAGAATGAAGGAAGAGATTGCCGCCACAGTTGTGTTTATCACAATGCTGGTCAAGAAGCACAGGAAGCTGAGCAAGCTGGAGACAGAAAGGTTTGCGGCCAAACTGACgaacattttatttgcaaaataTAAATCCCATTGGTATGAAGAGAATCCAGCAAAAGGACAAGCTTTCAGGTAACTTGACAAACGCGCCTTCTAAAGAGACCACATAATGGAGATCGTTCTAGCTGAAACCACTTAAATCCACCATGAGGTTAACTTGATATAAAACCTCCCATATACTATTGCATTGGAGCTGAGCCTCTTTCAGATGTGCAAATTGCATATTAAAAGTCTTTATTCTGACTAGTGTTGCCGCATGGCCCTGCTCCACAGCCTATCAATGACTGTCTGGACTAGACATGTGTGGCAGGGGAGTTCAGTTTTGGTTTTCAATGATTCAGAATTTCATGACTTCAATGACCCAAAATTTGCCCAACATTCTTGGAAATGCGGATGTTATTCCCCATAGGGTGCTGTTTGGTAGATGGCTCACAGATTGGTACTCTGTTGGTTCCCCTACTTAAGATACCAAATTTGGGTTGCAgggcatgaaaagtgctgcccttggTGACTTTCTTAAAGCTGCTGTAGTGTTGGGCAGCAACtatttatggattttatttttaaaattggagAAGACACATGTATAGAGACAGGACCATGACTTTCTTTATACAAAAGCATTGTCTACAAAGATTTGTTTGTCCTCCTGAAGAATAtaatactttatttatatatatatatatatatatatatatatatatatatatatatatatatatatatatatatatatatatatatatatatatatatatatatatatatattttattttttttaaacgtactATGTTTGAAAAGTGCTGCCATACAAAGCTttgtttttggtatttttttttacttgctgggGCCAGCACTCTTCACAGCTTAAGCAAAATAATGAATAGGGGAACCCCACATCAGGGTACTAAATTAAGAAGTGATCTTTTAAAATGCTGAAATTTCAATATTAAGAAAGcactcttgtgttttttttttttttttatgaaaactaATGGATCTGACAATTTTTGGCTCTGTTCGTTAAAACATTGCAGTAATTGCCTGCTGCAGAATTTACATGTTTTGACTTGTAAAATAACATGTCTGGCATGTACCAAAAAAGACGACTTGATGGGATCCTACATGGTTCTTGTTTCAGAGGTAGCTTTGAGGGGATGTTTTACCTTCTGTTCATCCTTCCCATCTTGTACTCTTGGCAACATGACTAAAGTAACCAATGTTTTTGGCTGAATTATGGTAAATGTGTCTGCCCTTGTACCATAATTGCAAAAGATGAAAATGGCAGCACAGCCCCCCCAGTCCTCTCTaacctttctccctcccctgcagtGAGGGGAGTAACATCAGTAGAGCAGGATTGGGCTGGCAGAAAAACCTGGTTTGGGCTTCTAACATACTTAAACCCTTACCCCCTTCGGTTATATAGGTCTAGCAGTGAGGGAAGATGACACGGCTTGGTTGACACATAAATGCTTTGCTTGTCTTTTATTTAAAGCGGTCAGTGCACAGCTGTAACACTTAAATCCAGGCATACTGAACTATAGCACGTTGTGTTAATGTGATCAATATACTATTCTTAATTCCTTTTCCAGATGCATAAGGATAAATATGTTCCAATCCAACGACACCGTATTGCAACAAGCATGTCAGGACAGTGATGTGGACTTCAGTGACCTTGGTCTGCCAAAAGAAATGACTATCTGGGTAGATCCATTTGAAGTGTGCTGCAGGTATATTATAGATACACAATCTGGCTTGACTGCAACAGCTGGTTCTTGTGTTTAATCTCCATCTAACACTTCTTATACTTGTTCTACAGATATGGAGAGAAAAATAGCCCCTTTACAATAGCCAGCTTTAAAGGTAAAGAAGACCCTTATGTGTCAAAGCGCATTAGCAGTGCTGTTGAAAAGGCAACATCTGATTATCACTCTGGAACATCTTCTGATGAAGAGACTAGCAAGGAACCAAAGACCATTCCTACTGTCAGCAATCCGAACAGTATTTATCAGGTAAAACAAATCTGTCCAATGTACTTGAAGAAATGCTACTCACTTGCCTTTTGTATATCATGTTTGGCATTGGCAAGTAATATTTTAAAAAGCCACAAAGTATAAATGTTCCCTCTTGGCATTTGATCTGTGGTCCAGTGACAGGTCAAGCTTCAATTAGTACTTATTAGTATCTTTATCCCCCAGTGCAAAGACTACAGCCAGCCAATTCAGTCTTGGTCTCAATTTCCTCGTCGAAAGAATTTAACAAGTGATGTACCCCGTCATAATCAACAGACTGGATTCTACCTTCCAAACAAGGGTTTTAAATCCTTCAGACAACCTATCTCGTTCCCAGGTCCTCGGGTTGATCGATACCACTGGGTGAACACAAGGCGATAACATTAAGATATCTGTCTTGGCACaatacagaaaaagaaaagatGGCTTCCTCTTTTAATCTATGAAATAAGCTTTTATAaacagattttatatattttaaatatatatgttgtgATGTGAATTGTATATTGACATgttttataaaaatgaataaattaacatttttttattagaatttattttttctttcttgaaAGATACATCTCATGGACTAGTTCTGCCTACAACTGTCCCAGACCACAAACTGTCCTGACATAACATATAACTTCAGTCAATGGGTTCCCCTAAAACTTCCCCAGATGTGGCAAACCTttcccacaatgctggcaaagaatcagtTCTTTTAGTCTACACCCAGTGAGCCAAAGGGTTCCTGCTCTAGGATGTAGTTGGCCGTTTAATGTTATGGTCATGTTTTAGAAGCATGTGAAACTGTCTTTTTATAATGGTATAGTGAGGGGAAACCTAGAATAAACAAAACATGCCGTTAGGGTTGTCTATATTTATAGTTGGGAGACATGCCAGTTTATAGAATAAAAGTTCTTACTCTACACCACTATAAATGGTAAAACAAGAGAAACTGATCCTTTTTGTAGTGGACTCTCCATTCCAGAGTGGTATgttagagggggaaaaaaagtggcCCTTATCACAAAGGTTTGACAGCACGGCCCTTCTGAATAAATGAAGTTATAGTTCCATTGTAATAGACTCTTGAACACACAATGAAATATAGATCACAATGTTCTCTGAATAAAGATCTGAACCATGCAAACACTTAACCTGTTCCACAGACCACTGTCTAATCATCACAGTTGAGTGACACTTTTCCCTAGAGAATATAAAGGTCTTCTCAAAATAAGGGGAATTATCAAACGAAACAATTTGGTTACGCTGCAAAACTGTCTCCCATATAAGACAGATTCTTGAACTATATTTGCTTAATGAAAAAATAGGCAATGTGTGCATTTCAATatcttggtatttatatagcaccaacatattctgtcaATTTACAATATTAAAAGGGGAAATTAAACAAATGAGACAAATACAAAATGTGAGACCGTaaatgagggccctgcttaaacaAGCTTAGTCTAGAAGAGGTGGGGTAAAAACGGTGAAGCCTTTTAGAAAAGatcaagggacaggtatgtaggGTAATGTTTACTTTGGGAGGCCGTAAGCcatcctaaagaaatgggttttgggACTCTTTAAATTGATTAAGACAATGGGAGTCTGCTGGAGGCAGGCAGGCTGTTCCACAGGAAAGGAGCCAGTCATGAAAGGTTCTGCAAGTGCTAGTTAGCTGTATAGGTGTAGACAGGTGTCACTATGCTGATGGCAAAGAATTGCATGTATTCTGAGTGGTAAACTTCCAAAACAACTTCAAACTGAAGTATCATATTAAAGGAGTCCCATGAACTGCTCTGCCAGAAAAAGGTAGAGGTCCCTGGGTCATGAGACCTGGGTGAGGTCCCTCGCACTGTGTTCTAAACAATTGGTGGTCTCATGAAAATAAGTTTAAATATTCATTATTGAAGGTTAACAAAATGGGCAATATTGTTCCCACATGAGCCTATTTCAAGCGCAAGCCTCTTATAAATGGGGTACAGCAAGTGGAGAGAACTAGTAAAAGCGTCACTGTGTACGAAGCAATGCTTTGCCCCTACACACTCCCACAATGCGGTACTCTGAAAACACCTGTCTTGTAAATCACTTGGGtgcaaacaggtaattgtaaCATTATTACAACGGTTATATTACTAATTATATTTTCCTACATGTGTAAAAAGAACATGCCATAGAATGGAGTACTTTCTGTATAGTGACCATGTCAGGAACAATCTTCAATTGCCTAAGTTATGACAATGGCTGAATTGGAACtttaacaaacacattttttgcaGGCATAatggccacttcaaatcactgagaaGGTCTCATGGTGCTTGCCATAACACAGCAGAAACCTGCAAGCAAAGTTATGGTAGGAGAAGGTAAACTGGAAATTGTGGCCATGTCCTGTAGGACATATAGATAATGGACTAAGGCccgaaactgttttgtttttatgttctTCTGAATAAATGGGGTTACACTAGCTGCATAAACCATTTGCACTCTTGTTCCACAAGAAATGGGCGTAAGACAAAAGCTAGAAAGAAAACCAAAAATTCACAATCTCTGGGaaataatacacaatatacaaaTCCCAAGTTGACCTGGGAAGTCTAAAATGAGGATATAAACAAGAAAATACatggagaaaatatctacttttaTAGGTTTTTTTGAGAGTAATGAAAAATATTTTCTATTCTGCCATAAATTGTTCATCTATAACAGTGATGCATACAAAGTAAACTTGGCTAAATGTAAGAGGTTCTAAATGGGTGAAATCTGCTAGAATTCAGCATATGTAAAGTAAAGAAGTCATTTAATATCTTGAGAATATTATATATAACTTAAGAAAGAATTGTTTTCAGAACACAGTGAGCCTTATTGCTTTAGGGGGAAACACGATATTGATGGGGACGGTGTGCACCATGTGAATCTTTTTCTTGGGATACATACTGTATCACAAATTGTACAATGTTTTGTTCAGTGAAGGAACTCTAGGAGgtctataataataaataatagtttTAGAATGATTGTGTCACGGGTTCCagggtctcttagtgtcccttggTCACCGCTTCTCTAATCCACCGCTGCTCCTGCATTCAGCTACAGCGTACAGTGATTCTAGCCCTCTGGAACTTTGTAAAATTCCCCAATGTAGTGAACAAgaccagtcgtattgggtaaaacAAGAAAACTGTTTATTTCAGAGAAATACACATgcatttatccccctacacacaacaAGGGTCTTCAGCCAGCACAATGCAAACTACTCCCAGGTGTCTTGGTGTCTGGGACATAATTGGGTCAAGACATGATCACTTAATTTCCTGCTGGACACCAAGACACATAGCACAATAGCttttacataatacaattaaCACAATAGCTTTCATCAAGCTCAACATTTTACATAACTCACCATTAACACAATGTACCCCCGTAtcctatatatcattttaaagtcTGTGACCAGGCCCATAGTCTGAGGGCAGGAAGCTAGATGTTATGCCTCTCCAGCAGGCTGTGGCACGGGAGATGCCCGTGACAGGTGGCAACATGTTTGTAACAGTTACTAAGGACAACATTTGGGACTGCCTAGTAAGTGACTGGGCACTGGAAGAGAAACGAAAAATAGGCTTAAAGAGACATAAAGGTAAGAAATAAAGTAAGCTCAATAGCTACAAGTGGAATGAAGAACCCAACTATACAGTATCTTAATATTACAGGGGGGACAAGATATGGCCAAAGGTCGACCCCTAGCTTTAGCACCTTATGATGGCAATGCCTCATTACTGGTTGTGTTTTCTGGGTCTACAAATGGATCATAGTCTTCAGTTGTCATTAAACCAACCATCCTGTAACCTGATTATTATAGTCAATCCCAGGTGCACCAGCAGTTAGATTCTAGCGTAGAGGTTAGCCAGCAACTGCAGGAAACCTCTAAGCAGTAATCACAAGTGAAGAGGTGTATCATAGACGGTGTCGTGTAAATCAACAGGCACAGCTGTGGCCATAGTTTCCAGGTCCATAAATAGAAACACTATTAATGCATCTTTAGCCAAGCTTGGTTCAAGATCCCCAATTACagtttgactgtggtatcttctAAGGTTTAGTTCTTCTAAATTAGGAAATTAACTTTTGACATGGCTATAGGTACAGGGAAAGAAAGTAACTGGGGTCATGAGATAAGAAATGACCGAGGAGAAGAAAACGAAACTaggtaaaataaagaaaaaggaacATGAAATAGTAAAGAAAAACCATCTGGAAACCACAAGAAAATGGATAGAAAACTGATAGCCAGGAATTGGAAAGTAACTGGAAGCTGGGAATAGTAAAATAATGAAAGCAGTAAGCTGGATTAGTAGAGCATCAATCCCTCAGTCTACaatgattactgaacacatagatactctagagcaggggtaggcactcaggatgttgtggactacatctcccttgatgcttcgccagcattatgactgtaaaagcatcatggcagatgtagtccaaaacatctggagtgccgaagattgcctacccTTGTTCTAGAGGAACCTGTGTTATGCTATCTGTGCCTAGCAATGAATGGGTCATTCTGGGATATTTTGCGTATCCACAATTCCTTTTCGTGTGTGCTACACGTGCGAGCTTCTGGCCTAAACCAAGGAGCCCACAGTAAATAAATAATGTTACCTTTACTATGCCTATGTTTAAACTGCACAGGGAAAAAGAAGGAATTGGGGacagtggtgctgctgtaaagatCAGAATATATATAAGGTACAgcttaaggaacagcgcacacaaaaaatagttttaagaTGCAAGACTATTTAATAtcccctatcttagcaaacaaatatgggtatTTGGTTACACCATACGGCCACATTGTGTTAAGTCCACCACTATGTCACTGTAcgtcaatatcggtgggtcctatgttaattttaacatgggagaaaaCCATGCTAACTCTAATACTTACTGCTAAAACATCTTCCAGGGTGcaggatttttataattattcgcAAGTGAATAGAACCAATGTGCAGCTTTTATTCTAGTCCTCAATGACCTTTTACTAAGATGTGTGTTCCAATGAATAGGCTGTGTGGCACTGATAATGGTGTGAATAGGATACATGAGATGTACACATGCTGCTGATAGTCTCGAACACTTGGTTGTCACTTTAGGATAGGGTTTGGTAACAATACGAAACACACCCTTCTCGGTACTGTGGTTGGAAAGGTTAGACTCATGTAATACTATGTAGCTTTGTTCAAAAACAAATAAACCATACCATATTACAGTAAATATGAGCAAACAACTAGAGGCAAAGTACATCATCTGTACATATTCCAAAATAATTAATGGATCGATTTCAATTTGTCCACTATGATTTCTTGAAATAATCCAGAAGTTGGTTAAAGAAAAGCCTACTCATTCCATTATTAAATCTAAgggttttttttccttctttagaGCAAATAAGTCGGAAAATCCCTAATCAACCACTATGAATTTTAAATACCCTATGGTTAATATTTACTTATAACCATATCAAAcatgttttatataatatatcatttgcttgtgtgtctttcttattttttttttttacattatatgcaCTATATgcacagcacacacaaaaaaaatacatgtctGGTTAACTCTGCTACATTGCTGTTTTGCAGGAACGGCAatatttgcattgcagggttaacatgctTCTAGTGACTGTATTCCTGACTGTCAATAGAGATGCTTCTTTAACAGAGTTAAATTCAGCTACTCAATTAGTTGCCATAACACAGATACCATTTAAAGggagactccaggcacccagaccacttctgcccattggagtggtctgggtgccaactcccactacccttaaccctgcaagtgtaattattctagttttcataaactgcaatatttaccttgaagggttaagttctcctctagtggctgtctatcagacagccactagagggacttccgtgttcttagaacacgaaaagcgttttaagcgacgctggacgtcctcacgctatgtgaggacctccagcgtcactgaaatccccataggaaagcattaaaaaaagttttcctatggggaggtttaatgcgtgtgcgcggccattgccgcacatgaacattaggtctcccccgccgacgtcagcaggAGAGTAGGCGGAGAGTAGGCACAGCctgaccagcgccgagggacatcgccctggactccggtaagtcactgaaggggttttaaccccttcagcaacttgggatgggggagggagggagaggggcactccagggtcctgcagtgccaggaaaacaaatatgttttcctggcactggagaatccctttaattggCACCAAGCAGTGTTttccctatggagaagcattagattggctcaGACCATCCACACTGGTCAGTACACTAGCAttaggaagtggtctgggttcctatagtgtccctttaactccatgAAACTATAGTGGATGTCATCAGCAGCTTAGCAGGATGTCCAAAATCTTCAAAATccttgtaggaaagcattgagtcaattctTTCCTACGGGGAAGGTCTAATGTGTGCACTGGAATTAAGGTGAGtgaaaaaaagtgttgtttttttttaactctttcaatGTAGCAGGGAACAGGGAAATACTATACCATTAGGAATATAGTTTTGCTAAGTATACATTTGCTGTATACTTATTGTTTGGTActctcttttagttttttttttttgtttttttttagagttgAAGGATATTTGGCATCACTTGACATCCTTTTCATTTATTTACACATTCATTGCATATAAACCAGCTATCAAGCATACACTATCAGGGGTATTCACTAACgtaagaattcaatgtgaatttcaaattataggcCATAAAACCTTAACTGAAAGCATGGCTAACTGACAGACGCAAAGGGCAGAACTATATCGGTGATTGATAGAAGATAAAGTGCTCAGTCCAAGAGAAGagtggtgtggatttctacataaaATTTTATTTCTCAGAATTCCCAAACAAATTTTTGTTCAATTCAGAGATCAGTAAACCTTATATTAAAAATCTGTACCCCTTTAGGCATGATTTTAGGTAAGTCTTTGGGACAGTTTTTCAGCCAATTAAACACAGTCCCAATATGTTTTATCAGACTAAGTGGTTTTAAGTATATTGCAATATAGTTAACAATATTCTTGCTACCCTAGCATATACCTAATTGATTAGGCAGAAAAGTATTACGATTTTGCTAAGATGAGatgttatattaatttatatacagtGGCTCTTGCCAAAAAGTATTGGATTAGAAAATGCTTCCTTAGCATATTTGCTAGTTACGTTTTTAATCCAAAAATTATCTGAACGGAGGGCCAATATTTTAGCACATAAAAGGCTTACCATGCAACAAATACAGATACATAACTTGATTTTCTTAACACAGATCTTGTTTATGCTTGTTCTGCACATCTGTAgcaccaaattattattattttaatgttaatatctaGTACAAGGAAACGTGCAGATTAATTCAGGATTACTATATAACAATTTATTTCATGAACATTGACAAATTATTTAAAAGCATCACTTATTATTTCAGTAATATTACATAGTTAATGTTattgccaggtccttctagggttaagtGGATCAGTAACAACAGAATTATATTATTCTGTTATTCTGTTAATATTATAATTCTGTTGTTACTGATTCactaagtccctgaggaagtccggttttaggacgaaacgcgtaggacgcccagtggtgatatgagATTTGTTTTAAGCTTATATTTAAgttattacatttcttttttactacattctggaagtgcactacattttttgtatatttctttttctgaGCTACATATTCCAACCCTATGATGGGAATGTGAAGATGAGAAAGTACAGTGACCATTGAAGAAAGGATTTCACTTAAGGCTGTTTGccatctgaaaatttgtgagtggccaattgtaatcAACATAGtgtcactcactctcacacagttaaacgctatgtttttccattttatctgtatttagcagattatcccctattctatttgtatatatttgctgaagacaggaggaagtctttggggacctatCTGGATACTTCACCTAACACAGGGAACTTCCGGTTTGTTTTAAATCATACActtttttcactggggttgtgttcacatattctGTTTGCAtaccttctagggttaaccctgcctgctgtaaacatagcagtttcagagaaactgctgtgtttacattagggttaatccagcctctagtggctgtctcattgacagtcgctagaggcgcttccgcgcttttcactgtgattttcacagtgagaagacgccagcgtccataggaaagcattgagaatgctttcctatggacggactGAAttcgtgcgcggctcttgccgcgcatgcgcattcagccaatgacatcggaaggaggaggagagtccccagcaccgagggagcccagcgctggagaaggtattagtttaaccccttcctccccctagagcccggcgggaggggggccatgagggtggtgggggacctattaacactatagtgccaagaaaatgagtttcttttcctggcactatagtggtcctttaagtataccGGCCTCACATCTACAACCCTGGTCAATAACCAGAATCCCATAGATGCAATGTACTCCAACAATGCCATGCAGCTACGATATATCTTTAAAAACATTGCTAAACTGATCATTTCAGGCAAATTATTGCAGGTATGGGGCAAGAGAATGAGGAACAAATATTACTTTCTTATCCATCTCATTACAAACTTTAGAACATCTTCactgaatat
Proteins encoded in this window:
- the BTG4 gene encoding protein BTG4, with amino-acid sequence MKEEIAATVVFITMLVKKHRKLSKLETERFAAKLTNILFAKYKSHWYEENPAKGQAFRCIRINMFQSNDTVLQQACQDSDVDFSDLGLPKEMTIWVDPFEVCCRYGEKNSPFTIASFKGKEDPYVSKRISSAVEKATSDYHSGTSSDEETSKEPKTIPTVSNPNSIYQCKDYSQPIQSWSQFPRRKNLTSDVPRHNQQTGFYLPNKGFKSFRQPISFPGPRVDRYHWVNTRR